A stretch of the Ornithodoros turicata isolate Travis chromosome 4, ASM3712646v1, whole genome shotgun sequence genome encodes the following:
- the LOC135392885 gene encoding uncharacterized protein LOC135392885 produces the protein MQQGTIVKPVRFLTRKHVFPTNLEKMNVMRAVQVLSPPVTAALKLLEQQAGHTCDASFSQVGESVEFMDTMHRWSVLMDVSNCTQHIHQNYADTKQYLCETDERLEWLGSTFLDYLGELKSQCHIKNFLTKETYEGLLLTTRSNVDCTRYLLRVMNFGFVLTRKMSSDPIESFFGWLRKTAGSNDQTDVRAVLSGIEKTLKTGIASTSRDSNVVAEENHPCSSGGVPMSKVQATDRAEVEQFPTDATRALIYHLERTEALAPTPEVAALAMVGGYLARFISETIACEQCTGLVQKPDSLAPSDALIKHQDRGGLFYPSQQLLVVLHCLKIYVQVMLAKRRNLKHPLKAAVEHATAILSERQILKCSVPGHHRQFLEVLLTKFFRPLFTNFALGVRQV, from the coding sequence ATGCAACAAGGCACCATTGTGAAGCCCGTGAGGTTCCTGACTAGGAAGCACGTTTTCCCCACTAACCTGGAGAAAATGAACGTGATGAGGGCAGTGCAGGTGTTATCGCCCCCTGTGACAGCGGCACTCAAACTGCTGGAGCAGCAAGCCGGCCACACCTGTGATGCGAGCTTCTCGCAAGTCGGAGAATCGGTAGAGTTCATGGATACTATGCATCGGTGGTCTGTGCTGATGGATGTGAGCAATTGCACTCAGCATATCCACCAGAACTACGCTGACACTAAGCAGTACTTGTGCGAAACAGACGAGCGACTGGAGTGGCTTGGAAGTACTTTCCTGGATTACTTGGGCGAGCTCAAGAGCCAGTGCCATATAAAAAACTTTCTCACAAAGGAGACATATGAAGGGCTTCTGCTTACAACACGTTCCAATGTGGACTGCACGAGGTACTTGCTTCGGGTTATGAATTTCGGCTTTGTATTAACCAGAAAGATGTCGTCTGACCCTATTGAGTCTTTCTTCGGGTGGTTGAGAAAGACAGCTGGGAGTAATGACCAAACAGATGTCCGAGCTGTGCTTTCTGGCATCGAAAAGACTTTGAAGACGGGTATTGCCTCTACATCACGGGACAGCAATGTAGTTGCTGAGGAGAACCATCCTTGCTCCTCGGGAGGCGTGCCAATGTCAAAGGTACAAGCCACAGACAGGGCGGAGGTAGAACAGTTCCCTACCGATGCAACTAGAGCACTGATTTACCACCTCGAACGAACAGAGGCGCTGGCTCCTACTCCTGAAGTTGCAGCGCTAGCCATGGTGGGTGGCTACTTGGCCAGGTTTATTAGCGAAACCATCGCTTGTGAGCAGTGTACTGGACTCGTGCAAAAGCCTGACTCATTGGCCCCGTCTGACGCGCTCATTAAACATCAAGATAGAGGTGGACTCTTCTATCCGTCTCAACAGCTACTTGTGGTGCTGCATTGCTTGAAAATCTACGTTCAAGTGATGCTAGCAAAGAGGAGGAACTTGAAACATCCCCTTAAAGCAGCTGTGGAGCACGCTACTGCAATATTAAGCGAGCGGCAAATATTAAAATGCTCGGTTCCTGGACATCACCGGCAGTTTCTGGAAGTGTTACTGACCAAGTTTTTCCGCCCACTGTTTACAAATTTTGCTCTAGGAGTCAGACAAGTATGA